Proteins encoded by one window of Arabidopsis thaliana chromosome 2, partial sequence:
- the LRB1 gene encoding BTB/POZ/Kelch-associated protein (BTB/POZ/Kelch-associated protein; CONTAINS InterPro DOMAIN/s: BTB/POZ (InterPro:IPR013069), BTB/Kelch-associated (InterPro:IPR011705), BTB/POZ fold (InterPro:IPR011333), Kelch related (InterPro:IPR013089), BTB/POZ-like (InterPro:IPR000210); BEST Arabidopsis thaliana protein match is: POZ/BTB containin G-protein 1 (TAIR:AT3G61600.1); Has 3374 Blast hits to 3358 proteins in 97 species: Archae - 0; Bacteria - 0; Metazoa - 3133; Fungi - 0; Plants - 140; Viruses - 10; Other Eukaryotes - 91 (source: NCBI BLink).) gives MRGSNNTDLFDPKTEMDSNFSRHGSSSEGDFGFAFNDSNFSDRLLRIEILGGPSDSRSDAEGCTSIADWARHRKRRREDNKKDNGVAISDIVACAEEQILTDNNQPDMDDAPGGDNLDDEGEAMVEEALSGDDDASSEPNWGIDCSTVVRVKELHISSPILAAKSPFFYKLFSNGMRESEQRHVTLRISAQEEGALMELLNFMYSNSLSVTTAPALLDVLMAADKFEVASCMRYCSRLLRNMPMTPDSALLYLELPSSVLMAEAVQPLTDAAKQFLASRYKDITKFHDEVMALPLAGIEAILSSDDLQIASEDAVYDFVLKWARGQYSSLEDRREILGSRLALYIRFPYMTCRKLKKVLTCSDFEHEVASKQVLEALFFKAEAPHRQRILAAEGSDSMNRRFIERAYKYRPVKVVEFELPRPQCVVYLDLKREECAGLFPSGRVYSQAFHLGGQGFFLSAHCNMDQQSSFHCFGLFLGMQEKGAVSFGVDYEFAARDKSTKEEYVSKYKGNYTFTGGKAVGYRNLFGIPWTSFIAEDSQHFINGILHLRAELTIKRSSDLH, from the exons ATGAGAGGTTCCAATAACACCGATCTATTTGACCCTAAGACGGAGATGGATTCCAATTTCTCTCGCCATGGTTCTTCCTCCGAAGGTGATTTTGGTTTCGCTTTCAATGACAGTAACTTCTCCGATCGTTTGCTCCGGATCGAGATCTTGGGTGGGCCTTCGGATTCTAGGTCTGATGCTGAAGGATGTACGAGTATTGCCGATTGGGCTCGTCATCGcaagaggagaagagaggacAACAAGAAGGACAATGGTG TTGCGATTTCAGACATTGTGGCATGTGCTGAAGAACAGATTTTAACCGATAACAACCAACCTGATATGGATGATGCTCCTGGTGGTGATAATCTTGACGATGAAGGAGAGGCAATGGTTGAAGAGGCTTTATCAG gtgatgatgatgcatcTAGTGAGCCAAACTGGGGTATTGATTGTTCTACTGTTGTTAGAGTTAAAGAACTGCATATTAGTTCTCCTATCTTGGCCGCAAAAAGCCCCTTTTTCTACAAG CTGTTTTCTAATGGAATGAGGGAATCAGAACAAAGACATGTAACCCTTAGAATTAGTGCACAAG AGGAAGGTGCTTTGATGGAGCTTTTAAACTTTATGTATAGCAACTCTCTAAGTGTCACAACAGCACCCGCTTTATTAGATGTTCTTATGGCTGCTGACAAGTTTGAGGTTGCTTCCTGTATGAGGTATTGTAGTAGACTACTGCGAAATATGCCCATGACCCCTGATTCTGCTTTGCTCTATCTTGAGCTGCCCTCTAGTGTTTTAATGGCTGAAGCAGTGCAACCTCTAACCGATGCAGCAAAGCAGTTCCTTGCCTCGCGCTACAAGGATATTACCAA GTTTCATGATGAGGTTATGGCCTTACCATTGGCTGGAATAGAGGCGATACTATCGAGCGATGATCTCCAAATTGCTTCTGAGGATGctgtttatgattttgtcttgAAATGGGCAAGGGGACAGTATAGTTCATTGGAAGATCGTAGAGAGATTCTGGGTTCACGCCTTGCACTCTACATCCGCTTCCCATACATGACGTGTCGAAAGCTGAAAAAGGTACTAACGTGCAGTGATTTTGAGCATGAAGTAGCATCAAAGCAAGTATTAGAAGCGCTCTTCTTCAAAGCAGAAGCCCCACACAGGCAACGCATCCTCGCAGCTGAAGGATCGGACTCCATGAACCGCCGTTTCATAGAGAGGGCTTACAAATACAGACCCGTAAAAGTGGTGGAGTTTGAGCTTCCTCGCCCGCAATGTGTAGTGTACCTGGACTTGAAGCGAGAGGAATGCGCAGGACTATTCCCTTCAGGAAGAGTCTATTCTCAGGCTTTCCACTTAGGAGGTCAAGGTTTCTTCCTCTCAGCACACTGCAACATGGACCAGCAAAGCTCGTTCCACTGCTTTGGGCTATTCCTCGGAATGCAAGAGAAAGGGGCTGTGAGTTTTGGTGTGGACTACGAATTTGCGGCAAGAGATAAAAGTACAAAGGAAGAATACGTAAGCAAATACAAAGGAAACTACACATTCACAGGGGGGAAAGCGGTTGGTTACAGAAACCTTTTCGGGATTCCATGGACTTCGTTCATAGCCGAGGACAGTCAACATTTCATCAATGGCATTCTCCATCTCAGAGCCGAGCTCACCATTAAACGTTCCTCAGACCTGCACTGa